Sequence from the Ooceraea biroi isolate clonal line C1 chromosome 2, Obir_v5.4, whole genome shotgun sequence genome:
AACAAAGTATGTTCCCTCGAAGTTACATAGAAGGAATTCAATTAACCtatgaaaaacatataaatgtttcattttatgtttattgtgtaatataaatataataaaattgctatgtgtgcatgcgtgcggGCATGCCTGCATGCATGGAATAGATGTATGTTCTATTCCAATAGAACATACTTAAGAGCTGTGCGATGAATGTCTACTGCTTGACTTATTTTCTTGTTgatctctctcttgttcttcTGATTAGTTACTTCGTCACAATTTATCCGCATTGCCTGTTTAATACGGtaactacaaataaattatacatatttgttttcCTAAATTTGTTCtcgaaaataaagtaaattttatatgtagTCACAATACTTCATtagttttacttttattattgttaaattactttctctttcttacctggcaatgttaaataatccacaaaaatatgtagagTATCCTGTCACCAATATTCCTGCTCCTATTAATGTACCTACTGCTATGTACTGAGCTGCGTACAGAtgcagcaaaataaaataaaaatatttttcttcatcaacaaaatattcagttctgatatatattttgcgaTATGACTCAGATTTATTtacgaggagagaaaaaatgcCGAAAATCCGCGGCAGAATTGGCAAAAGAGTGAAGACGAATAAACCCCACATCGCCAACACTGAAGATGTTTTAAAAACATAAGCAGTGATCATATAAATCCATCCTCTTTGATATATCAAAGTACAGCATAAGTATTTGTTTCCAATTTttgatcattttattatattatcttattattttcccaacgtatttatttttctggaATAATTTGGTAGGTTGCTAACGCTACCCACTCTTCTTTCTTGTTTATTGTCATGTTTGCACActtagtataatattttataatgagaAAAGTACGCtaaagcataataaataataattgatataatatattcttacatGTTAATCCAATGGCaacacattttgcaatgtgtccatatcgttttattataGCAATTTCATTTTCGTCCTTTAACTCGCTACAGATGCGCTGAAGATTTTCCAACATGTGCTTCACCTATCGTATCAacaatatattagatattcctctatttttctgataaattttacaaaacgtTATGGTGTATAAAGcctgatttattatataataggcATGTTTAGAAGCTATAATACTGTAAAAACTAAACTTACAAGATGCTTGTCAAGccaaataaaatgatatggAATTAtgcacaaaagaaaaaaaagcgataTAGAAAGAATTTCCACGATAAAGTCAATAGTCCATTCTGTAGTTAGAAATGTTGTAagctataattaatatatttatttaaaaacttagGAAATTGCACTCTCATTTGATTAGCATAAAATACAAATGTTGcttcttaaataaatcttaatgTGTCCATtgatataatttgttattgataatttaccTCTTTTTTGGTTATTGCGAatactaatatttaatatttattattaatatttattattattttacaatatttttaagcaATGATATTTATAGCGTCATAATAAATCCTAACAGAATTTAACAGAAACAGTTACTAAAGATTAAGAAAACGGAGAAAGCTGACACTAATTATGCAGTTGACGCGGTTTTTGCCAATTACTTAATCTTTTCTTAACCGATTGACAATTACGTACCTCATATGAACTTCATGGATTTTCATACTAAGAAGTACTACTAGATAATGTTAaatgtacagggtgtctcgcACAAAACGAAAAATCTTTCACCCACaagtagatctcgtcaaattaaattaaaaagtcttatattatttttgcaagcAATTACGTACaatttcgagttattaataaaagaagattagcgAATTAGTACGCATGTTAGCGCACCTCGTGCAACGAGCCGTCGGTAGGAAGGCCGCGCGTTCAGtgccagaaagcgtgctttgtggcatgcggtggggatggagtgagAATGAtctcgcgaatcgtcgcacgCTTTATGGCATCACTGATGTGAGTGAATAGGGTGAGgccagaaagcgtgcgacgattcgcgagaccattcccactccatccccattTACGCGAGACACcctatgtaataaaatattgctcaTAAATCacatttgtattttcttttttttttttaatattcaggCCCAGGAATATTACAATGGCAAAAAAACCTAGTCCTCAACAGgttaaaaaagattattcttcatattataattacgacttaaattactgattaaaaattaacaattactAATTATATCAAGCATAAGTTAATATAAAAGCATGACAAGCTGTTTTTTTGTTCATAACAGTGTTCtcgaattattttaaatcttgtataaaactgaaaatatgtttaacatataaaataataatatatgttagtaggaaaagaataataattataaaactataaacacgtatatattatttataaaatatgaactatattttacatacctgaaatataataaagctaaTCGTAATAAGAGAAAACACACAAGACCGAAGTTGCACAAGCATTGTTCGATCGTAAGGCCACAACCCAAGTGTGACCAGAGAAATTCGATGAAGGTAAAAAAATTGAGTATCAATACAGGACATACTTATTCGAGCTTCTACACACATTTggaaataatatatcaaaatgatTTTGCCTATCTCCTTCCtcgaataaagaatattacctaatatttttcttttagcgTTTTTCTAAGGTAAAATTccttaattcataaatataccaacgaaagtaacataaaatatgaagATCTAATTTAAGgtgctatagaaataatttgctcGCAGTTTGCGCGGGAGAGAAAAGTGGGCGATTAACCGATCGATTTGGCGCCGTAGCGAAAGTACAACGGATATTTCTCACAGAAAAATAGTCGTCATGATATCGTGACCGAAGTTCGCGCAAGCGCAATTGATTCTTCCAAACAGTCTTCACATTCATTTTAGTCCAGGCATTCGTAaggtatacatgtatattctaAGGTATATTTCTGAAAGAAGTGTTTCTTAATTGATTCTTCGTATACAGGTCAGTGTTGTTATGATGataattatagaatatataatacattgttaTCTGCAATGTATTACGtttgataaaatatgcatCTCCGAATTTCGTTAGTTGGAATATACTTATGGTATTGAATAGGTGTTTACGCAACATGTATTCATATACAACCACACCTGTTATATCTCaccatattataataatacaatactcgaatattataatattccgaGATGGGCGGAGTGCACTCGACACGCCAATGGCTGGATGACATAGCAACGGTAGTAAACACATATCATGGGAGAAAGGAGAACTCACTACTGTCATccttttctaataatttttaatagatcaCTATTGTGGCTAGAGTATTTCGCCTACCGCCTCAGTGCGCGAAACGTGCTCTGATTGGGcagttttttttgtttaattttaaaattttacgtaGTTTTTTGGAAAATGATACAAGactttcttaattaaatcaaCCTGCTGTGTCACTTCACGATTATTAGTACTTACAATATCAAATACTCTGTATATTATGTAGTAGGTTTATTATTTCCCTTGGGTTTACAATTTTTGTTTACACACTAATCGCTTACCTTAACTTACATACTAACTTACAGATACTTAAGTCTAACTTATCTATTCTTAATCTATAACTAACGAACGCGGCTATGGCAAACATTTGAGCCTATAGGCTCCTACTACACCCGCCCTcccacacatacacacacattctCGCCTCGCTGGACTTCCGCTTCCTCTTGCCTTCCTTTTAAAAACTCACAAAACTCCCCCTCCCCTCGGGAGGGTATTCGGGTATTCTGTGATAGTTAATTgagcatttttttaaattgaacttTAAACATAGAACAAAATCGAGAAGAAATGTCGCTTTAGATTTGGCTCATATCGATTCATGTTATTCGTGCTACAGCTATCTTCTCTTATTCGCGCATTCGCATGCGTACTTGTCTTagttttcatgaaaattcaaCCAGTACGGTTATGTGAGCGCAACGCTTAAAGttgtgttaaattaaattaaatcagacttattaaatttaaactaCACCTGCATGCTTGTGCGGAAtacgagaaaaagaataaaacatgCGAATTCGCTGAAAATACATGATTTTTCAATGTACAAAATGTTTTCAccataattatttaagtatcTTCCTTTACGCTTTGTATAAAGCGAATATTTGTCTCTTGCAgctttcatttaatttcaattatgattgtttattgtaattaactCGTCTGTCGATAATCTTTCTATATCAAagcgctaattaattaattacctaTATGTTTCAATGATAAGTTTAGATTTTGTACACAACAGAgacaaattaaaagaaaaacgctttactaaagaataaaattactatATACGCATAAatgtgtttaaaataaaaaataattgcgttaTTAATATGCGTATATTGCTAGATTGCAATTGCgctctttaataaataatctccAATTTAATTAGGAAGAAATAAGAGTAGATGTATAACTTCAGAAAAAGATAGTTAGCATAATTTAACAGTATTAcggaatttataaaattatgatagcCTGAAGTATGTACATCTTTGTAGTAAACAAAAACATTATGTTAACTCTCAAAGCAACGTCGAGTATAAGTCAATTTTGCATTTGTAGCTCATCTCATTGGATGCGCcgtaatattattcattaaacgtAACGccgtttaacatttttaatggccGCAACGACGACCTGTTACATGAATATGGAAACCAGAAGTGAACTGGCTCGCTGATGAAAATTGGCTCCGGTTTATACCGgcagtaaattaaataaatatcgcgtaaataaatatgaattacGTCATCTCTCGTTGAATGGGATGCCATAGCTGTGCCGAGCTTTTCCATCAAAATCAGCCGAAATTACGTCTCGTACATCAACACATCGAAATTACGGTGCGCGAATTAATAGGAAAAGAATTTTGCTGCTTTACGTTGCGCACaaatgacgataaaattaatacgtaGCACAAGCGCGTGCAATGCGTTCAAACAATGTTTTTGATGGAACAAAACACATGAATGCGAAATTTTAAACGCGCCGGGAACAATATCGGCATTAAATCAATGCATATTTCTTTGCCCGTACAACAAGCACGGCAAACAACAACAGTTGTTTGACACGacgatatgataaaaaaatcggATAATGGACGcggtaataaattataatctgAACGCACAGTGCGCGTACTCTACTTCGattatttacaaattaacACTGAAACCagttgtaactgcaatatgtTCTTGCTCGCAGTATATTTCGCGGAAATCATCGGTCAcggtgattaattaattattcgaagAAGGTAATTACCGCGTGACCCGGCCACGCGCGCTTTTTCCATCATATCCATCAGGTACCATCAGTTATACGCGGAGGAACGAAGTCAGTACGGTATTTCCGGCTTTTGCTTGGCCCATtggaggagagacagagaacaCTAATGCGATTGACTGCGTTCGCGTAATCTAATTTCTTCTCAAGCCGAGATATCCATCATGTAAAGTGGCGGTGACGTGTGTATTTTTACTCGACATAAATTGGGATTGAGATGCTTTTTCCGACGAGCTGCTATATTCAAACGGGAAATGATATAAGATGTCTACATAGAGAAAATTGATTCTTTGTACATTTTAAAGCGGTCTCAGTTAAAAACTAttatgtaaaagaaattttttgaaattatgcTCCGGAAAAATCCGGACCATAATGTAAATCCACCAAGAAATTAATAACAGTTATTAAATTGTCcagttttgaaatttctataaTCACATTAATGTAATGACAGATTATATATAACTCAAGTATGGACtgtggaaaaattaattaaaagaagtgataatgtaaaaaagaagagtTAGTGACCAGAAAAAGATAATGCCATTACGTTCAACAATCGTTGCATGTATTGTACTTTGTAGTTTCTC
This genomic interval carries:
- the LOC105284012 gene encoding odorant receptor 24a-like, coding for MCVEARISMSCIDTQFFYLHRISLVTLGLWPYDRTMLVQLRSCVFSLITISFIIFQLTTFLTTEWTIDFIVEILSISLFFLLCIIPYHFIWLDKHLVKHMLENLQRICSELKDENEIAIIKRYGHIAKCVAIGLTLLAMWGLFVFTLLPILPRIFGIFSLLVNKSESYRKIYIRTEYFVDEEKYFYFILLHLYAAQYIAVGTLIGAGILVTGYSTYFCGLFNIASYRIKQAMRINCDEVTNQKNKREINKKISQAVDIHRTALKLIEFLLCNFEGTYFVLIAIIILCLSLQLVGIFYAISFAFRMENFLIHCGFTVGILTCSLGINCVGQAITDHYNYIFSSAYNVRWYVASVRVQRLILFLLQKGTKPYNMKFGGIYTISLESFASLSTVSISYFTVIYSMQK